In Sporosarcina sp. PTS2304, a genomic segment contains:
- a CDS encoding ATP-binding protein has product MNTIKNKKMIACNLEITNNARKGVEQWFLNEQAFVTSESAFDLYIEKKPANRQGNQSYALFFDPVTNKRFAKEVQQRVAVMECVVKPDGLVATGFHVRGTKEPVQTNRRLHVIMKFRLNRAGVALPIEFYTELRDLPIAEERSEYVKKRIESWEGYLQIQEKNADVEDITCMFSNASFSSDFTKLYMQCNDLHTKNWKQLRGFSVKVLELSTEIGQVIEAQKPKKTIVIELNQQFQKRARVENWLPATNKKIVLTNFAELSQIRRLRRGFKDLEDGLAANANLEKVLFEERPVVQINNKEPVLEYHNNLNEFQQEAVAGAMKAHDLYVIQGPPGTGKTTVISEICYQNVKAGLRTLVASQSNLAVDNALGRLLTDPATRILRYGRSESIEEEGKRFIEENVALHWRDETVEAVQTTRSMYKAKDAEMLQLAKSLEQKKQQTREQERQLTEKLRHQKNLESELRDIEKKYSIEQSLLDQVIKRSMDKKEAITIANKQLQTVTEEMSTLQEELNELATDKVKEKLSNMQEEYQQLKKEEMYSALQTTVQQTVMDAADIAKTLREWLATEQTFQTARQQIQSISKIGAMQDVLSEQQIDLPIHIILRINELQRGIKLIESGEFTYEFQEWKELFERFQTAIDKTEMLLLSHNFPVATIEKRTTENFKTIQEMHEMIDRLGRFLVNPETKKVLQIKGDSSQKNVVLSKIAKGMSLFYSKEEEVREKGAAISQRQIQSVKQLFIEIKNEVLHFLNSEQQEIKLEKHRLQQRSTELEKQKQTAQRAIDDWLQQHVAPLEHKEPQQIAEQINVLEAVIAEYKQKIQHSTQLTLSIESTQLKITSTVQLEKSQQQQLLVIEQEQRQMVEQCEQLKTRIEEIKSQLDHTIESQLSHLEKVYNVTNAQLSELNKELEQLPVLQDLQAQWEQLLHEANEYDLDEIRKLYVEHANVIGTTCVASASKKFMDEYPVFDVVIIDEVSKATPPELLLPMLKGKKVILVGDHHQLPPLVGQETMDELVDQQKDPEVQREMKKLLNESLFERLFRTLPKQNKTMLSIQYRMHEKIMATIAPFYKEGNYQLQCGLPDSNTMRDHLLETFTFGRTDHLVWLDTPNTRPFYEDQVTGGTSRYNEAELKIIERTLKELEEATEQAKVDGRMNEEDKKSVGIISFYGEQVKRIDRLLQNELKPKHLHCRTGSVDKFQGMEMDVIILSFVRNHGEAGGEIGFAKDYRRLNVALSRARELLIIVGSSEMFTSRTKNASTRTMYRQLKAVVKSQNGLKMQ; this is encoded by the coding sequence ATGAACACTATAAAAAATAAAAAAATGATTGCCTGTAATCTTGAAATTACGAACAATGCCCGCAAAGGTGTAGAACAGTGGTTTTTAAATGAACAGGCTTTTGTTACATCTGAATCTGCATTTGATCTATATATTGAGAAAAAACCGGCCAATCGTCAAGGAAATCAATCCTACGCTCTATTCTTTGATCCGGTGACAAATAAAAGATTTGCAAAAGAAGTGCAACAACGCGTGGCTGTGATGGAATGTGTAGTAAAGCCGGATGGTCTAGTGGCGACTGGATTTCATGTAAGAGGAACGAAAGAACCTGTACAAACGAATCGACGGCTTCACGTAATAATGAAGTTTCGGTTGAATCGGGCAGGTGTCGCACTACCGATAGAGTTTTACACGGAACTGCGTGACCTGCCGATTGCTGAGGAACGTTCGGAATATGTGAAAAAGAGGATAGAAAGTTGGGAAGGCTATCTTCAAATTCAAGAGAAGAATGCGGATGTAGAAGATATTACTTGTATGTTTTCAAATGCAAGTTTCAGCAGTGACTTTACAAAATTGTATATGCAGTGTAATGACTTACATACGAAAAATTGGAAACAACTGCGTGGATTCAGTGTGAAGGTGCTAGAACTTTCAACAGAAATCGGACAAGTAATCGAAGCACAAAAGCCAAAGAAAACCATTGTAATCGAACTTAATCAACAGTTTCAAAAACGAGCGAGAGTAGAGAATTGGTTACCTGCCACCAACAAAAAAATCGTGCTCACCAATTTTGCAGAATTGAGTCAAATTAGAAGATTGCGCAGAGGTTTTAAAGATTTAGAAGATGGTTTGGCTGCTAACGCTAATCTAGAAAAGGTATTATTCGAAGAACGTCCAGTCGTGCAAATAAACAATAAAGAACCAGTTTTGGAGTATCATAATAACTTAAATGAATTTCAACAAGAAGCGGTAGCAGGTGCGATGAAAGCTCATGATCTTTATGTCATTCAAGGCCCGCCAGGTACGGGGAAAACAACAGTAATATCTGAAATTTGCTATCAAAATGTTAAAGCGGGTTTACGGACACTCGTTGCTTCTCAATCGAATCTTGCAGTAGACAATGCACTGGGACGTTTACTGACAGACCCGGCTACTCGAATTTTACGGTATGGTCGATCAGAAAGTATTGAAGAAGAAGGCAAACGATTTATTGAAGAGAATGTGGCACTCCATTGGAGAGATGAAACGGTAGAAGCAGTCCAAACAACACGTTCAATGTACAAAGCAAAAGATGCGGAAATGTTGCAATTGGCGAAATCACTCGAGCAAAAGAAACAGCAGACGAGAGAACAAGAAAGACAATTAACAGAAAAACTACGTCATCAAAAGAACTTGGAATCGGAACTCCGAGATATAGAGAAAAAATACTCAATAGAACAATCGCTTTTAGATCAAGTAATAAAAAGATCTATGGATAAAAAAGAAGCCATTACCATCGCAAACAAACAGCTACAGACAGTAACAGAAGAAATGAGTACACTTCAAGAAGAATTGAATGAGTTAGCAACTGATAAAGTGAAAGAAAAGCTTAGTAACATGCAAGAGGAGTACCAACAACTAAAGAAAGAAGAAATGTATAGTGCATTACAAACAACCGTACAACAAACGGTTATGGATGCTGCGGATATAGCAAAGACGTTACGAGAATGGCTAGCGACAGAACAAACATTTCAAACAGCGAGACAGCAGATTCAATCCATCTCCAAAATAGGTGCTATGCAAGACGTATTGTCTGAACAACAAATTGACTTGCCGATCCATATTATTTTGCGGATTAACGAGTTGCAACGGGGAATAAAACTGATTGAATCAGGCGAATTCACGTATGAGTTTCAAGAATGGAAAGAACTGTTTGAAAGATTTCAAACGGCGATCGATAAAACAGAAATGCTACTACTGAGTCATAATTTTCCTGTAGCAACTATCGAAAAACGAACGACAGAAAACTTTAAAACTATTCAGGAAATGCACGAAATGATCGATCGGTTAGGTAGATTCTTGGTGAATCCTGAAACAAAAAAAGTATTGCAAATAAAAGGAGATAGTTCTCAAAAAAACGTCGTCTTGAGCAAAATCGCTAAAGGCATGTCGTTGTTTTATAGCAAAGAAGAAGAGGTACGAGAGAAAGGAGCCGCTATTTCTCAACGACAGATTCAATCAGTCAAACAATTATTTATAGAAATTAAAAATGAAGTATTACACTTCTTGAATAGCGAACAACAAGAAATAAAACTAGAAAAACACCGACTTCAACAACGTAGTACAGAATTGGAGAAACAGAAACAAACAGCCCAACGAGCAATAGACGATTGGCTTCAACAGCATGTCGCTCCGTTGGAACACAAAGAACCACAGCAAATAGCTGAACAGATCAACGTGTTGGAAGCTGTCATAGCAGAGTATAAGCAAAAAATTCAGCATAGTACGCAACTTACTTTATCAATAGAAAGTACCCAACTGAAAATCACTTCTACTGTTCAATTAGAAAAATCTCAACAACAACAACTGCTCGTCATTGAGCAAGAACAAAGGCAAATGGTGGAGCAATGCGAGCAACTAAAGACACGAATCGAAGAGATAAAAAGTCAGTTAGATCACACGATTGAGAGCCAATTGTCTCATCTGGAGAAAGTGTACAACGTGACGAACGCTCAATTGTCAGAGCTCAACAAAGAGCTTGAACAATTACCAGTACTTCAAGACCTTCAAGCCCAATGGGAACAACTTTTGCATGAAGCAAATGAGTATGATTTGGATGAAATCCGCAAACTATATGTGGAGCATGCCAATGTGATCGGTACGACTTGTGTAGCGTCAGCTTCAAAAAAGTTCATGGATGAGTATCCTGTGTTTGATGTAGTAATCATTGATGAAGTATCAAAAGCAACCCCTCCTGAACTACTTTTACCTATGCTTAAAGGTAAAAAAGTCATTCTCGTAGGTGATCATCATCAATTGCCGCCGCTTGTCGGTCAAGAAACGATGGATGAGCTAGTAGATCAACAAAAAGACCCTGAAGTTCAACGAGAAATGAAGAAATTATTGAATGAGTCATTATTTGAAAGATTGTTTCGAACGCTGCCTAAGCAAAACAAAACGATGCTCAGTATTCAATACCGCATGCATGAAAAAATTATGGCGACGATTGCACCGTTTTACAAAGAAGGCAACTATCAATTGCAATGTGGTTTGCCGGACTCAAATACTATGCGTGATCATCTACTCGAGACTTTCACTTTTGGACGAACAGATCACCTAGTATGGTTGGATACGCCAAACACACGACCATTTTATGAAGATCAAGTGACAGGTGGAACGAGCCGCTATAACGAAGCAGAGCTAAAAATTATAGAACGAACATTGAAAGAGCTAGAAGAAGCGACTGAACAAGCGAAAGTCGATGGACGCATGAACGAAGAAGATAAGAAAAGTGTAGGTATTATTAGTTTTTATGGGGAACAAGTAAAAAGAATTGATCGTTTACTACAAAACGAGCTCAAACCTAAACATTTACATTGCCGCACAGGGTCGGTTGATAAGTTCCAGGGAATGGAAATGGATGTTATTATTTTAAGTTTTGTTAGAAATCATGGGGAGGCTGGCGGAGAAATTGGTTTTGCCAAAGACTACAGAAGATTAAATGTAGCGTTATCTCGGGCACGTGAATTACTCATTATAGTAGGTAGTTCCGAAATGTTCACTAGTAGAACTAAGAACGCATCTACACGCACAATGTATCGTCAACTGAAAGCAGTAGTGAAATCTCAAAATGGTTTGAAAATGCAGTAA
- a CDS encoding YunC family protein, with product MIEHRVLQVDGQEFQAVTVKLPKTTLLTISNDKGYIMCGALDVGLLNNVLADRKIVAGRAIGVKTIEQLLAAPLESVTLEAERVGIHVGMIGSDALLKMT from the coding sequence TTGATAGAACATCGCGTACTACAAGTGGATGGGCAAGAATTTCAAGCAGTAACAGTAAAACTGCCGAAGACCACATTGCTTACTATTTCGAATGACAAAGGCTATATCATGTGCGGTGCGCTGGATGTGGGATTACTAAATAATGTGTTAGCGGATCGAAAAATAGTAGCCGGTCGGGCAATTGGCGTGAAAACGATTGAACAGTTACTGGCAGCCCCATTGGAATCTGTGACGCTTGAAGCGGAAAGAGTGGGAATCCATGTTGGTATGATAGGTTCAGATGCGTTGTTGAAAATGACGTGA
- a CDS encoding adenylate/guanylate cyclase domain-containing protein translates to MSKMKNMLNFREERVINLPPEALWDLLADTDQLNEYAGIFPVNFDQFTEENNEIIRRADATAIGILSVKWKEHVFEWVRYAYYTIEREYIEGPLVSALWTVRLEPLSDGKTRLLLNGDFICRHIVGKIALVTVIYPQLRNMLTYATEYEKNEGKKRPSRVKMVVIEEARLEQVLTLLEDSFSNKKMVRALANTVRYGSDEEVLEMQPYRWAAAYHFDRFESVELFLLANAVGLLDYDWNLMCPNCRVPKGKASILKQMTSTVHCELCGVDYDLDFDRYVEMRFHVNAAIRQTTKEVFCINGPVKSPHILGQFRVAPNSTKRINWLLVEELFRCRTLQSNHLLEITDIICDEAEIRYTDDGFVQSAVAQAKHYELINETDKEIVIVMEKKEWDSYALTAREVTSLQLFRDLLGTEVLAPGLQIGVGNMAIMFTDLKDSTKLYEQIGDAKAYSDVQKHFDYIMMHIKKHKGTVVKTIGDSVMGAFTSENEAFKASVAIQRNLHTLNENLSQPVQVKVGFYVGSVIAVNANELLDYFGRTVNKAARIQQQSIGNDIVIDQATYERLVKELPEIATMQNKVFTASLNGFENDSKLVQFTNI, encoded by the coding sequence ATGAGTAAGATGAAAAATATGCTCAACTTTCGTGAAGAACGAGTGATTAATCTGCCACCTGAAGCACTATGGGATTTGCTGGCTGATACCGATCAACTAAATGAATATGCAGGTATTTTTCCAGTAAATTTTGATCAATTTACTGAAGAAAACAATGAAATCATTCGTCGAGCAGATGCTACTGCAATAGGTATCTTGTCTGTAAAGTGGAAAGAGCATGTATTTGAGTGGGTTCGCTATGCATATTACACAATTGAGCGGGAGTATATCGAGGGTCCTTTAGTATCTGCTTTATGGACAGTTCGTCTGGAACCATTATCAGATGGAAAGACTCGATTATTGTTGAATGGAGATTTTATCTGTCGCCATATCGTTGGTAAAATCGCTTTAGTAACAGTAATCTATCCGCAGTTACGCAATATGCTTACGTATGCGACTGAGTACGAAAAAAATGAGGGCAAAAAGAGACCGAGCCGTGTGAAAATGGTAGTAATAGAGGAGGCGCGTTTAGAGCAAGTGCTCACTTTACTCGAAGACTCTTTTTCAAATAAGAAAATGGTTCGGGCATTAGCGAATACAGTGCGGTATGGATCGGATGAGGAAGTGCTTGAAATGCAGCCTTACCGGTGGGCAGCTGCATATCACTTCGATCGCTTTGAATCAGTGGAATTATTCTTATTGGCAAATGCAGTGGGATTATTAGATTATGATTGGAACTTAATGTGTCCGAATTGTCGCGTGCCTAAAGGAAAAGCTTCCATCCTGAAACAAATGACGAGTACAGTACATTGTGAACTGTGTGGAGTGGACTACGACTTAGACTTTGACCGGTACGTTGAAATGAGGTTCCATGTCAACGCAGCAATAAGACAAACGACGAAAGAAGTTTTTTGTATTAATGGACCTGTCAAGTCGCCGCATATACTTGGGCAATTTAGAGTGGCACCTAATAGTACGAAACGAATCAATTGGCTACTAGTAGAAGAACTGTTTAGATGCCGTACCTTACAATCCAATCATCTATTGGAAATTACGGATATAATTTGCGATGAAGCAGAGATTCGCTATACAGATGATGGGTTTGTTCAATCAGCTGTGGCACAAGCTAAACATTATGAGTTGATCAATGAAACTGATAAAGAAATCGTAATCGTTATGGAAAAGAAAGAATGGGATTCGTATGCGCTCACTGCTAGAGAAGTTACGTCGCTTCAGCTGTTTCGTGATTTATTAGGCACTGAAGTATTGGCGCCAGGTTTGCAAATTGGTGTGGGGAATATGGCAATTATGTTTACAGATCTGAAGGATTCTACAAAATTATACGAACAAATCGGAGACGCCAAAGCATACTCAGATGTGCAAAAGCATTTCGATTATATTATGATGCACATAAAAAAGCATAAGGGAACAGTCGTTAAAACGATTGGAGATTCTGTAATGGGTGCTTTTACTAGCGAGAACGAAGCGTTTAAAGCGAGTGTTGCGATTCAACGTAATTTACATACACTAAATGAAAATTTATCACAACCTGTCCAAGTGAAAGTAGGTTTTTACGTAGGTTCAGTTATTGCGGTCAATGCGAATGAACTACTTGATTACTTTGGAAGGACAGTCAATAAAGCGGCTCGTATTCAACAGCAAAGTATAGGCAACGATATTGTGATAGACCAAGCAACGTATGAGCGGCTAGTAAAAGAACTACCAGAAATCGCTACTATGCAAAATAAAGTATTTACCGCATCTTTGAACGGTTTTGAAAACGACAGTAAGCTGGTGCAGTTTACAAATATATAG
- a CDS encoding HD domain-containing phosphohydrolase: MPYSSIASSMNIRATNDSDRLLGVIFEYMTKITVETDIKKMVMNLADLGKELVYADRCSVWLHNPEERSLWTVGGHGVQKISIPEDSGFAGHTVQTGAELNIQDAYKDERFNPTVDKETGYRTVSVLCIPFHNAEGKIIGAFQAINKLGGNKQFTAHDLDVLKIASNFTGKSLEAFILRNELVETQKEIIVTMGEIGESRSQETGFHVKRVAKYSFLLACLLGIPESEALKFKYASPMHDIGKVAIPDSILLKPGKLTEEEFNLMKQHTTIGHNVFKKSNRELLQIAAIIANEHHERWDGKGYPAGKKGEDIHIYGRITAVADVFDALGSDRVYKKAWPLEKITSYMTDERGKQFDPRLVDLFLENLDQFISIRDEFVDGSDE, encoded by the coding sequence ATGCCATATTCATCAATTGCTTCATCCATGAACATCCGCGCGACGAATGATTCCGACCGATTGCTCGGTGTCATTTTTGAATATATGACGAAAATAACAGTCGAAACAGATATAAAGAAGATGGTTATGAATTTAGCGGACCTCGGTAAAGAATTAGTATATGCCGATCGTTGTTCTGTTTGGTTACATAATCCAGAGGAACGCTCTCTGTGGACTGTAGGAGGACACGGTGTGCAAAAGATCAGTATACCTGAAGATAGTGGATTTGCAGGGCATACAGTCCAAACAGGAGCTGAGCTGAATATTCAAGACGCTTATAAAGATGAGCGATTTAATCCGACAGTAGATAAAGAAACCGGGTATCGAACGGTTTCAGTTTTATGTATTCCTTTTCATAACGCAGAAGGGAAAATTATCGGTGCCTTTCAAGCGATTAATAAATTGGGTGGAAATAAACAGTTTACTGCACATGATTTAGACGTGCTAAAAATCGCTTCTAATTTTACAGGAAAATCATTGGAAGCTTTTATTCTACGGAACGAACTAGTAGAAACACAGAAGGAAATTATTGTGACGATGGGGGAAATCGGGGAAAGCCGGTCACAAGAAACGGGTTTTCACGTAAAGCGCGTAGCAAAATACTCTTTCCTTCTCGCCTGCTTATTAGGAATACCTGAAAGTGAGGCATTAAAGTTTAAATACGCATCGCCCATGCATGATATCGGGAAAGTAGCTATACCGGACAGCATTTTATTGAAACCTGGAAAGTTAACAGAGGAAGAATTCAATCTGATGAAACAACATACAACGATAGGTCATAATGTCTTTAAAAAGTCGAACCGAGAATTATTGCAAATTGCAGCAATTATCGCTAATGAGCATCATGAACGCTGGGATGGAAAAGGATATCCTGCAGGTAAAAAAGGTGAAGATATTCATATTTATGGACGTATTACAGCGGTTGCAGACGTCTTTGATGCACTTGGGAGTGATCGTGTATATAAAAAAGCATGGCCGCTTGAAAAAATTACTTCTTATATGACCGATGAGCGTGGAAAACAATTTGATCCACGACTGGTTGATTTATTTTTAGAAAATCTTGATCAATTTATCTCCATACGTGACGAGTTTGTAGATGGAAGTGATGAGTAA
- a CDS encoding DUF3307 domain-containing protein: MDLFTYLLLGHLVGDFLFQSSWMAMNKAKQWIPLLIHCIIYTATVSIAILIGGFSLSPFAVGILFFSHVILDKRVFVVWWAKTFMSVTQPTGNWLIIVADQVFHLLILGIIAHTFY; this comes from the coding sequence ATGGATCTATTTACTTATTTACTGCTAGGTCATCTAGTAGGAGACTTTTTATTTCAGAGCTCCTGGATGGCAATGAATAAAGCGAAACAATGGATTCCTTTATTGATACATTGCATCATTTATACCGCAACTGTAAGCATAGCCATTCTCATAGGCGGCTTTTCTCTATCCCCTTTCGCTGTTGGAATCCTGTTCTTTAGTCATGTTATTTTAGATAAACGGGTCTTTGTAGTTTGGTGGGCAAAAACATTTATGAGCGTCACACAGCCAACTGGTAATTGGCTAATTATTGTGGCTGATCAAGTATTTCACTTGCTTATATTAGGCATCATTGCGCACACATTCTACTAA
- a CDS encoding amidohydrolase produces MKTLWHNGVFYTLQREGQTADALITEQGKITAIGSYEDLKDQAQQSIDLHGAFVYPGFIDNHMHIIGQGEKLRKVDLSYATSSEELIDLLADAYRDFPEGEWFTGDGWDENNFSDKKILTRYDLDKITTSPMLLKRTCWHAAVVNSKALELAGITKDTPDPEDGVIERDEYGEPTGLLKEGAMHRVQELLPEPTIAYVKKALETSVDHLLSVGLTGVVTDDLGYYGHYSTPLTAFNQVLGKKRKFRTHLLRHFSVFEQLFKDQATYNEPWVEPGEMKIFMDGAFGGSTAWLSKPYADDAENVGTSVLTEEELDCYVRTARRYGEAVAIHMIGDLAAEKALDVIEKYPVPSGKKDRFIHVTLLREDLVERMAALPIVLDIQPTFVPSDFPWVEERLGADRMDWAYAWKKLIAKGFICGGGSDAPIEDPNPLLGIHSAITRRLPTESHEGYLPDEKLSRYEAVQLYTSGAAATIGKEHVRGRLAIGFDADFTVLAEDIFAVAVDHIPEIPVVKTIVAGEMMYDATM; encoded by the coding sequence TTGAAGACACTTTGGCATAACGGAGTATTTTACACGCTTCAACGCGAAGGGCAGACAGCAGATGCCTTAATTACAGAACAGGGAAAAATTACAGCAATCGGTTCCTATGAAGATTTGAAAGACCAAGCCCAACAATCGATTGATTTGCATGGTGCTTTTGTCTATCCCGGATTTATCGATAATCATATGCACATTATTGGGCAAGGAGAAAAATTGCGTAAAGTAGACTTATCATACGCCACTTCTTCAGAGGAATTAATCGATTTGCTGGCGGATGCATATAGAGACTTTCCTGAAGGTGAATGGTTTACGGGAGATGGATGGGATGAGAATAACTTCTCAGACAAAAAAATCTTAACCCGCTATGATCTGGACAAGATTACAACTTCACCTATGTTATTAAAGCGTACATGCTGGCATGCGGCAGTCGTTAACTCGAAAGCTTTAGAATTAGCCGGCATTACAAAAGATACACCTGACCCAGAAGACGGTGTCATAGAACGTGATGAATATGGAGAGCCAACGGGATTACTTAAAGAAGGAGCTATGCATAGGGTACAAGAATTATTGCCCGAACCTACTATCGCATATGTGAAAAAAGCTTTAGAAACTTCAGTGGATCATTTGCTGTCCGTCGGTTTAACCGGCGTCGTGACAGATGATTTAGGTTATTACGGTCATTATAGTACACCACTTACTGCGTTCAATCAGGTGCTGGGTAAAAAGCGTAAATTTCGTACTCATTTATTACGTCATTTCAGTGTTTTTGAACAACTTTTCAAAGATCAGGCTACATATAATGAACCTTGGGTAGAACCGGGCGAGATGAAAATTTTTATGGATGGAGCATTTGGAGGCAGTACCGCTTGGCTCAGTAAACCTTATGCCGATGATGCGGAAAATGTAGGTACCTCAGTCCTAACAGAGGAAGAATTAGATTGCTACGTTAGAACGGCTCGTCGCTATGGAGAAGCAGTCGCCATTCATATGATTGGAGATTTGGCTGCTGAGAAAGCATTGGATGTAATCGAGAAATATCCTGTACCTAGCGGAAAGAAAGATCGTTTCATTCATGTGACTCTATTACGAGAAGATTTAGTAGAGCGCATGGCTGCCTTGCCGATCGTATTAGACATTCAACCTACTTTTGTCCCTTCAGATTTCCCATGGGTTGAAGAACGGCTCGGTGCTGATCGAATGGATTGGGCATATGCATGGAAAAAACTAATTGCTAAAGGATTTATTTGCGGCGGTGGCTCTGATGCCCCTATTGAAGATCCTAATCCTTTGCTTGGTATTCACTCTGCCATCACAAGACGACTGCCTACAGAATCACATGAAGGATACTTACCCGATGAAAAACTGAGCCGCTATGAAGCGGTACAATTATATACATCAGGAGCAGCAGCCACTATTGGAAAAGAACATGTGCGTGGTCGACTCGCGATTGGGTTTGATGCAGACTTCACTGTTCTGGCAGAAGATATATTTGCAGTTGCTGTAGATCATATCCCTGAAATTCCGGTAGTTAAAACTATTGTTGCTGGTGAGATGATGTATGATGCAACTATGTAA
- a CDS encoding TspO/MBR family protein: MELLKVNGVVNWKKLTRNVLLPVVGGSIIGYLANRNTQDQYAQLEKPSFSPPGSIFPIAWTTLYTMMGIAKYRVEEKQRLESKDATTLYDIQLGLNFLWSFLFFKWNLRGTALIEMTILLGAIALTAYEFNKIDQTAGVLMLPYIAWVLFALTLNYSTWKLN; encoded by the coding sequence TTGGAATTACTTAAAGTAAACGGTGTAGTGAACTGGAAGAAGCTTACGCGTAACGTATTACTTCCTGTTGTTGGTGGCTCAATTATTGGATATCTAGCGAATCGTAATACTCAAGACCAATATGCTCAATTGGAAAAGCCTTCATTTTCTCCGCCAGGCTCCATTTTCCCAATCGCTTGGACTACTTTATATACGATGATGGGAATCGCTAAATACAGAGTGGAAGAGAAGCAACGTCTAGAATCAAAAGATGCTACAACGTTATACGATATTCAACTAGGCTTAAACTTCTTATGGTCTTTTTTGTTTTTCAAGTGGAATTTACGAGGAACAGCACTTATCGAAATGACCATTCTCCTTGGTGCCATAGCTTTAACGGCTTACGAGTTCAACAAAATAGATCAAACGGCCGGTGTGCTAATGCTTCCTTATATCGCTTGGGTATTGTTCGCGCTGACATTGAACTATAGTACGTGGAAGTTAAACTAA
- a CDS encoding DUF2382 domain-containing protein produces MSTNRYMGMYYDETELINRVEELKREGWPEDDIYVVVKNDDHLTMLRSRTDAEIKSADDSWWDRFMGFVSGEDHVRRMVDNLNFGAEDTTKYYNEIEQGGMLLYVDSGEANRHYMDNTDFYGRSRNGSDINLGANGLSVTDQELNGGDPAYRLNKTLPEENLTHLNHHDAYSDEHNLGHTEEERLRLHEERLQIDKVESQRGEVRIEKDVVEEPRSVDVNVSHDEITIERRPVIDGELDTDANFGHDATAFAEDEDTIRIPVTEERIEVTKKPVVTEEIIVKKSQVVEQETVNETVKREEVHVERDGEIDVVEDPLDKDRF; encoded by the coding sequence ATGAGTACTAACAGATATATGGGAATGTATTATGACGAAACGGAATTAATCAATCGCGTGGAAGAATTAAAAAGAGAAGGTTGGCCGGAAGATGATATATATGTCGTTGTTAAGAATGATGATCACTTAACTATGTTGAGAAGCCGAACGGATGCAGAGATTAAATCTGCGGATGATTCATGGTGGGATCGTTTTATGGGGTTTGTTTCTGGAGAAGATCATGTACGTCGGATGGTAGATAATTTGAACTTTGGAGCAGAAGATACAACAAAATATTACAATGAAATTGAACAAGGCGGCATGCTGCTCTACGTAGATTCGGGTGAAGCGAACCGACACTATATGGATAACACTGATTTTTATGGTAGAAGTAGAAATGGATCAGATATCAATTTAGGAGCGAATGGGTTAAGTGTGACGGATCAAGAGTTGAATGGCGGAGACCCAGCATATAGATTGAATAAAACATTACCCGAAGAAAATCTTACTCACTTAAACCATCATGACGCTTATTCTGATGAACATAATCTCGGTCATACTGAAGAGGAACGTTTACGCTTACATGAAGAACGTTTACAAATTGATAAAGTAGAGAGTCAACGTGGCGAAGTTCGGATTGAAAAAGATGTAGTAGAGGAACCTAGATCAGTAGATGTGAATGTCTCACATGATGAAATTACAATTGAGCGCAGGCCAGTTATAGATGGTGAGCTAGATACTGATGCTAATTTCGGACATGATGCAACAGCATTCGCGGAAGATGAAGATACGATCCGTATACCCGTGACGGAAGAACGTATAGAAGTTACAAAAAAACCAGTAGTTACAGAGGAAATTATCGTTAAGAAAAGCCAAGTAGTGGAACAAGAAACTGTAAACGAAACGGTGAAGCGTGAGGAAGTACATGTTGAAAGAGATGGAGAAATAGATGTCGTAGAAGACCCACTCGACAAAGATCGTTTCTAA
- a CDS encoding YugN family protein: MLELNTPIEGKLACFGTLRDKVSEHGYHFGGGWDYNRGHFDSILSREGGETIYLRVPFVVDDGELDDYHTSIKFKKPYVIKHVVNTGLDRDASSLLSGSFNQFQEPLEKDAEIRDKSRWETAGELAIEEILQYLE, encoded by the coding sequence TTGTTAGAATTAAATACACCTATTGAAGGAAAACTTGCTTGCTTTGGAACACTTCGCGATAAAGTTTCCGAGCATGGTTACCATTTTGGAGGAGGCTGGGACTATAATAGAGGTCACTTTGACTCTATCCTTTCTCGTGAAGGCGGAGAAACGATTTATTTACGTGTCCCATTTGTCGTGGATGATGGGGAATTAGATGATTATCATACTTCTATAAAATTTAAAAAGCCGTATGTGATTAAACATGTGGTGAATACAGGATTAGATCGTGATGCCAGTTCTTTACTGAGCGGATCATTCAATCAATTTCAGGAACCACTAGAGAAAGATGCAGAAATCCGTGATAAAAGTCGCTGGGAAACTGCTGGCGAATTGGCAATTGAGGAGATCTTACAGTACTTGGAATGA